One part of the Xiphophorus hellerii strain 12219 chromosome 17, Xiphophorus_hellerii-4.1, whole genome shotgun sequence genome encodes these proteins:
- the LOC116736577 gene encoding endoplasmic reticulum-Golgi intermediate compartment protein 2-like isoform X1 produces MACPTHSTLLSPKTNSSGGIYNPVYMRWIWKAVLTAKMRRLSRRKALSLVKELDAFPKVADSYMETSASGGTVSIIAFSAIAVLAILEFFVYRDTWMKYDYEVDKDFSSKLRINVDVTVAMKCQHVGADILDLAETMITSNGLQYEPVIFELSPQQRLWQRTLRLLQSRLREEHALQEVLYKTLLKGAPTALPPREDAPNEPLNGCRIHGHAYVNKVAGNLHITVGKPIHHPQGHAHIAAFVSHEAYNFSHRIDHLSFGEEVPGIINPLDGTEKITYNNNQMYQYFITVVPTKLNTHLISADTHQFSVTERERVINHAAGSHGVSGIFVKYDTSSLMVTVSEQHMALGRFLVRLCGIVGGIFSTTGMLHSLVGFCFDIVCCRFRLGAYRPRQELQLNNLNNHQTPLLVGNAPL; encoded by the exons ATGGCGTGTCCCACACACTCAACCCTCctgagtccaaaaacaaactcatCTGGTGGCATTTACAATCCTGTTTACATGAGAtg GATTTGGAAAGCCGTCCTGACTGCTAAGATGAGGCGTCTGTCCAGAAGGAAAGCCCTGAGTCTGGTGAAGGAGCTGGACGCCTTCCCCAAAGTGGCCGACAGCTACATGGAAACGTCTGCATCCGGGGGTACAG TGTCTATCATAGCGTTCAGCGCCATTGCGGTTCTGGCCATCTTGGAGTTCTTTGTGTACCGAGACACTTGGATGAAGTATGATTATGAAGTTGACAAAGATTTTTCCAG TAAGCTAAGAATAAACGTGGACGTCACAGTAGCAATGAAATGCCAGC atGTGGGAGCAGACATCTTGGATCTGGCAGAAACAATGATCACATCCAACGGCCTGCAGTACGAACCT GTTATTTTTGAATTATCCCCACAACAGAGGCTGTGGCAAAG GACGCTGCGTCTCCTTCAGAGCAGGCTGAGGGAGGAGCACGCTCTGCAGGAGGTTCTGTACAAAACGCTGCTGAAGGGAGCGCCCACCGCTCTGCCGCCTCG GGAGGACGCTCCCAACGAGCCACTCAACGGCTGCAGGATTCACGGACACGCTTACGTCAATAAGGTGGCAGGAAACCTACACATCACAGTAGGGAA gcCGATTCACCATCCGCAGGGCCATGCTCACATCGCTGCTTTTGTGAGTCATGAGG CATACAACTTCTCCCATCGAATTGACCATTTATCTTTCGGCGAAGAGGTTCCAGGCATAATCAATCCTCTGGACGGCACCGAGAAAATCACCTACAACA ATAACCAGATGTACCAGTACTTCATCACAGTGGTTCCCACCAAGCTGAACACACACCTGATCTCCGCAGACACACACCAGTTCTCCGTGACGGAGCGA gagcgGGTGATCAACCACGCGGCGGGCAGCCATGGCGTCTCGGGGATCTTCGTGAAGTACGACACCAGCTCCCTGATGGTGACGGTGAGCGAGCAGCACATGGCGCTGGGACGCTTCCTGGTGCGGCTCTGCGGCATCGTCGGGGGAATCTTCTCCACCACAG GCATGCTTCACAGCCTGGTCGGGTTCTGCTTCGACATCGTCTGCTGTCGCTTTAGACTCGGCGCCTACAGACCCAGACAG gagctgcagctgaatAACCTGAACAATCACCAAACTCCTCTTCTGGTGGGAAACGCTCCGCTCTAG
- the LOC116736577 gene encoding endoplasmic reticulum-Golgi intermediate compartment protein 2-like isoform X3 produces the protein MRRLSRRKALSLVKELDAFPKVADSYMETSASGGTVSIIAFSAIAVLAILEFFVYRDTWMKYDYEVDKDFSSKLRINVDVTVAMKCQHVGADILDLAETMITSNGLQYEPVIFELSPQQRLWQRTLRLLQSRLREEHALQEVLYKTLLKGAPTALPPREDAPNEPLNGCRIHGHAYVNKVAGNLHITVGKPIHHPQGHAHIAAFVSHEAYNFSHRIDHLSFGEEVPGIINPLDGTEKITYNNNQMYQYFITVVPTKLNTHLISADTHQFSVTERERVINHAAGSHGVSGIFVKYDTSSLMVTVSEQHMALGRFLVRLCGIVGGIFSTTGMLHSLVGFCFDIVCCRFRLGAYRPRQELQLNNLNNHQTPLLVGNAPL, from the exons ATGAGGCGTCTGTCCAGAAGGAAAGCCCTGAGTCTGGTGAAGGAGCTGGACGCCTTCCCCAAAGTGGCCGACAGCTACATGGAAACGTCTGCATCCGGGGGTACAG TGTCTATCATAGCGTTCAGCGCCATTGCGGTTCTGGCCATCTTGGAGTTCTTTGTGTACCGAGACACTTGGATGAAGTATGATTATGAAGTTGACAAAGATTTTTCCAG TAAGCTAAGAATAAACGTGGACGTCACAGTAGCAATGAAATGCCAGC atGTGGGAGCAGACATCTTGGATCTGGCAGAAACAATGATCACATCCAACGGCCTGCAGTACGAACCT GTTATTTTTGAATTATCCCCACAACAGAGGCTGTGGCAAAG GACGCTGCGTCTCCTTCAGAGCAGGCTGAGGGAGGAGCACGCTCTGCAGGAGGTTCTGTACAAAACGCTGCTGAAGGGAGCGCCCACCGCTCTGCCGCCTCG GGAGGACGCTCCCAACGAGCCACTCAACGGCTGCAGGATTCACGGACACGCTTACGTCAATAAGGTGGCAGGAAACCTACACATCACAGTAGGGAA gcCGATTCACCATCCGCAGGGCCATGCTCACATCGCTGCTTTTGTGAGTCATGAGG CATACAACTTCTCCCATCGAATTGACCATTTATCTTTCGGCGAAGAGGTTCCAGGCATAATCAATCCTCTGGACGGCACCGAGAAAATCACCTACAACA ATAACCAGATGTACCAGTACTTCATCACAGTGGTTCCCACCAAGCTGAACACACACCTGATCTCCGCAGACACACACCAGTTCTCCGTGACGGAGCGA gagcgGGTGATCAACCACGCGGCGGGCAGCCATGGCGTCTCGGGGATCTTCGTGAAGTACGACACCAGCTCCCTGATGGTGACGGTGAGCGAGCAGCACATGGCGCTGGGACGCTTCCTGGTGCGGCTCTGCGGCATCGTCGGGGGAATCTTCTCCACCACAG GCATGCTTCACAGCCTGGTCGGGTTCTGCTTCGACATCGTCTGCTGTCGCTTTAGACTCGGCGCCTACAGACCCAGACAG gagctgcagctgaatAACCTGAACAATCACCAAACTCCTCTTCTGGTGGGAAACGCTCCGCTCTAG
- the LOC116736577 gene encoding endoplasmic reticulum-Golgi intermediate compartment protein 2-like isoform X2, with amino-acid sequence MACPTHSTLLSPKTNSSGGIYNPVYMRWIWKAVLTAKMRRLSRRKALSLVKELDAFPKVADSYMETSASGGTVSIIAFSAIAVLAILEFFVYRDTWMKYDYEVDKDFSSKLRINVDVTVAMKCQHVGADILDLAETMITSNGLQYEPVIFELSPQQRLWQRTLRLLQSRLREEHALQEVLYKTLLKGAPTALPPREDAPNEPLNGCRIHGHAYVNKVAGNLHITVGKPIHHPQGHAHIAAFVSHEAYNFSHRIDHLSFGEEVPGIINPLDGTEKITYNNNQMYQYFITVVPTKLNTHLISADTHQFSVTERRVINHAAGSHGVSGIFVKYDTSSLMVTVSEQHMALGRFLVRLCGIVGGIFSTTGMLHSLVGFCFDIVCCRFRLGAYRPRQELQLNNLNNHQTPLLVGNAPL; translated from the exons ATGGCGTGTCCCACACACTCAACCCTCctgagtccaaaaacaaactcatCTGGTGGCATTTACAATCCTGTTTACATGAGAtg GATTTGGAAAGCCGTCCTGACTGCTAAGATGAGGCGTCTGTCCAGAAGGAAAGCCCTGAGTCTGGTGAAGGAGCTGGACGCCTTCCCCAAAGTGGCCGACAGCTACATGGAAACGTCTGCATCCGGGGGTACAG TGTCTATCATAGCGTTCAGCGCCATTGCGGTTCTGGCCATCTTGGAGTTCTTTGTGTACCGAGACACTTGGATGAAGTATGATTATGAAGTTGACAAAGATTTTTCCAG TAAGCTAAGAATAAACGTGGACGTCACAGTAGCAATGAAATGCCAGC atGTGGGAGCAGACATCTTGGATCTGGCAGAAACAATGATCACATCCAACGGCCTGCAGTACGAACCT GTTATTTTTGAATTATCCCCACAACAGAGGCTGTGGCAAAG GACGCTGCGTCTCCTTCAGAGCAGGCTGAGGGAGGAGCACGCTCTGCAGGAGGTTCTGTACAAAACGCTGCTGAAGGGAGCGCCCACCGCTCTGCCGCCTCG GGAGGACGCTCCCAACGAGCCACTCAACGGCTGCAGGATTCACGGACACGCTTACGTCAATAAGGTGGCAGGAAACCTACACATCACAGTAGGGAA gcCGATTCACCATCCGCAGGGCCATGCTCACATCGCTGCTTTTGTGAGTCATGAGG CATACAACTTCTCCCATCGAATTGACCATTTATCTTTCGGCGAAGAGGTTCCAGGCATAATCAATCCTCTGGACGGCACCGAGAAAATCACCTACAACA ATAACCAGATGTACCAGTACTTCATCACAGTGGTTCCCACCAAGCTGAACACACACCTGATCTCCGCAGACACACACCAGTTCTCCGTGACGGAGCGA cgGGTGATCAACCACGCGGCGGGCAGCCATGGCGTCTCGGGGATCTTCGTGAAGTACGACACCAGCTCCCTGATGGTGACGGTGAGCGAGCAGCACATGGCGCTGGGACGCTTCCTGGTGCGGCTCTGCGGCATCGTCGGGGGAATCTTCTCCACCACAG GCATGCTTCACAGCCTGGTCGGGTTCTGCTTCGACATCGTCTGCTGTCGCTTTAGACTCGGCGCCTACAGACCCAGACAG gagctgcagctgaatAACCTGAACAATCACCAAACTCCTCTTCTGGTGGGAAACGCTCCGCTCTAG
- the LOC116736577 gene encoding endoplasmic reticulum-Golgi intermediate compartment protein 2-like isoform X4: MACPTHSTLLSPKTNSSGGIYNPVYMRWIWKAVLTAKMRRLSRRKALSLVKELDAFPKVADSYMETSASGGTVSIIAFSAIAVLAILEFFVYRDTWMKYDYEVDKDFSSKLRINVDVTVAMKCQHVGADILDLAETMITSNGLQYEPVIFELSPQQRLWQRTLRLLQSRLREEHALQEVLYKTLLKGAPTALPPREDAPNEPLNGCRIHGHAYVNKVAGNLHITVGKPIHHPQGHAHIAAFVSHEAYNFSHRIDHLSFGEEVPGIINPLDGTEKITYNNNQMYQYFITVVPTKLNTHLISADTHQFSVTERERVINHAAGSHGVSGIFVKYDTSSLMVTVSEQHMALGRFLVRLCGIVGGIFSTTG; this comes from the exons ATGGCGTGTCCCACACACTCAACCCTCctgagtccaaaaacaaactcatCTGGTGGCATTTACAATCCTGTTTACATGAGAtg GATTTGGAAAGCCGTCCTGACTGCTAAGATGAGGCGTCTGTCCAGAAGGAAAGCCCTGAGTCTGGTGAAGGAGCTGGACGCCTTCCCCAAAGTGGCCGACAGCTACATGGAAACGTCTGCATCCGGGGGTACAG TGTCTATCATAGCGTTCAGCGCCATTGCGGTTCTGGCCATCTTGGAGTTCTTTGTGTACCGAGACACTTGGATGAAGTATGATTATGAAGTTGACAAAGATTTTTCCAG TAAGCTAAGAATAAACGTGGACGTCACAGTAGCAATGAAATGCCAGC atGTGGGAGCAGACATCTTGGATCTGGCAGAAACAATGATCACATCCAACGGCCTGCAGTACGAACCT GTTATTTTTGAATTATCCCCACAACAGAGGCTGTGGCAAAG GACGCTGCGTCTCCTTCAGAGCAGGCTGAGGGAGGAGCACGCTCTGCAGGAGGTTCTGTACAAAACGCTGCTGAAGGGAGCGCCCACCGCTCTGCCGCCTCG GGAGGACGCTCCCAACGAGCCACTCAACGGCTGCAGGATTCACGGACACGCTTACGTCAATAAGGTGGCAGGAAACCTACACATCACAGTAGGGAA gcCGATTCACCATCCGCAGGGCCATGCTCACATCGCTGCTTTTGTGAGTCATGAGG CATACAACTTCTCCCATCGAATTGACCATTTATCTTTCGGCGAAGAGGTTCCAGGCATAATCAATCCTCTGGACGGCACCGAGAAAATCACCTACAACA ATAACCAGATGTACCAGTACTTCATCACAGTGGTTCCCACCAAGCTGAACACACACCTGATCTCCGCAGACACACACCAGTTCTCCGTGACGGAGCGA gagcgGGTGATCAACCACGCGGCGGGCAGCCATGGCGTCTCGGGGATCTTCGTGAAGTACGACACCAGCTCCCTGATGGTGACGGTGAGCGAGCAGCACATGGCGCTGGGACGCTTCCTGGTGCGGCTCTGCGGCATCGTCGGGGGAATCTTCTCCACCACAG GCTGA